Proteins co-encoded in one Acipenser ruthenus chromosome 3, fAciRut3.2 maternal haplotype, whole genome shotgun sequence genomic window:
- the LOC117394462 gene encoding ribonuclease P protein subunit p38-like: protein MTTPVRKGLQKVKQVPARTSFNSPYSIAWCSLESEDMHFILQLLQDKFKQTGLQKREPPKRKRKCQAVKKSQSSDQMELEETPHEDTKEMPESMPPVTEPGWTDMSVRKQLAIRINEVTRALERNELCLVLVCKSVKPAHMTNHLIQLSVCHAVPACLVPRLSENIAAVLGLKCALALGFKRNSESFTDEVKAIIPKVPSLQVSWIQQDYKIATEDTSLSRAETVTQEGGQKEWDAELRKKWKLDEDLPEGKELESKELITLQPLKIKKVIPNPQKIRKPKYKKQKN, encoded by the coding sequence ATGACTACACCTGTACGAAAAGGGCTACAGAAAGTAAAGCAGGTACCTGCCAGAACATCTTTCAACAGTCCATACAGTATTGCATGGTGTTCCTTGGAAAGTGAGGACATGCATTTTATCCTGCAGCTATTGCAAGATAAATTTAAACAAACTGGCCTGCAAAAAAGGGAACctccaaaaagaaaaagaaaatgccaaGCTGTTAAAAAATCACAAAGTAGCGACCAAATGGAGCTTGAGGAAACTCCCCATGAGGATACGAAAGAGATGCCTGAAAGCATGCCTCCAGTGACAGAACCAGGATGGACTGACATGTCTGTCAGAAAACAGCTGGCTATAAGAATCAACGAAGTAACCCGGGCTTTGGAAAGGAATGAACTTTGTCTAGTGTTAGTTTGCAAATCTGTGAAGCCTGCTCATATGACTAATCACTTAATTCAACTAAGTGTATGTCATGCAGTCCCTGCTTGTCTGGTGCCACGTCTCAGTGAGAATATAGCTGCTGTGCTGGGTCTTAAGTGTGCCCTGGCACTGGGCTTCAAAAGAAACTCGGAAAGCTTCACTGATGAAGTCAAAGCCATAATACCAAAAGTCCCTTCACTGCAGGTTTCTTGGATTCAACAAGACTATAAAATTGCCACAGAAGATACAAGTCTTTCCAGAGCAGAAACTGTCACACAAGAAGGTGGGCAGAAGGAATGGGATGCCGAGCTGCGCAAGAAGTGGAAGCTTGATGAGGATTTGCCAGAAGGGAAGGAGTTGGAAAGTAAAGAACTCATAACTTTGCAAccccttaaaataaaaaaggtgatTCCCAACCCCCAAAAGATACGCAAGccaaaatataaaaagcaaaagaacTAG
- the LOC117394463 gene encoding acyl-CoA-binding protein homolog, translating into MSLRAEFEKVAEDVKKVKSRPEDEELLELYGLYKQATVGDINIDRPGMLDMKGKAKWDAWDERKGMSKDDAMAAYIAKAKEVIDKYGL; encoded by the exons ATGTCTCTGCGG gCTGAATTTGAGAAAGTGGCAGAAGATGTGAAGAAGGTGAAGTCCAGGCCAGAGGATGAGGAACTGCTGGAGCTGTATGGGCTCTACAAACAAGCCACTGTTGGAGACATTAATATAG atCGTCCTGGAATGTTAGACATGAAGGGTAAAGCAAAATGGGATGCCTGGGACGAAAGAAAAG GAATGTCAAAGGATGATGCCATGGCAGCCTACATTGCTAAAGCAAAGGAGGTCATTGACAAATATGGACTGTAA